The Roseimicrobium gellanilyticum genome includes a region encoding these proteins:
- a CDS encoding transglycosylase domain-containing protein has product MPEPEVNPIARQLGGKVPPSKRGKGNVVRRRVPIYRRKWFAILAIICLVTGVTAMGVVMAILAPLREQAETFDLADLHKIEKASLIYDRRGDELGRIFVLNRTPIKFEQVPLRLIDALTAQEDERFFRHKGVDMVGVVRAMYLNYKAGEETQGASTITQQLARDAFKLKELEKAGDKNARYTRKIVEWFIAERIEEKYTKSEILEMYLNRIFFGRNFYGIQAAAQGYFGKDVKDLSLEESALICGIIKSPNNLEPLRYPDRAKKARDHVLDRMREEGLLSKAEAEQYKAMPVVTNPPDNVTRLSHVTEEIRQQAIGIIGEEAAQSGGFHIYATVDAKLQRAVEASVRQRLSEVEQRPGYTHQTYELYHQIKDLAKKRIASKEIPANTPIPAPQYLQAAALVIDNHDGSVLAMVGGRDFLDSMFNRALQTRRPTGTAFLPFVYAAAFEKPQYYPPGLMEDKPINNRLVMIGGFDGRLGEWGTEQEETVYGDTISLRESLVQSRTAATARLGLEIGLPSVKDLVARAGIKSPVRDYPSSFLGVSEAKLDEMVLAYSTFPNKGKRPKELTLIHRITDDKGKVIYQIKEDEEPLVPVMDEIAAYQTHSCLVEALDRGTGRPARDEFGLKDFPAAGKTGTAYEFKDLWFLGYTSSVTCGVWCGFDQQKPIYEGAFSNRIALPIWSDAMNAASKDYKTEEIAPPQEAQLVEICNKSGLRAVDSCYEKVPDTVNGGMKAVRCTHREVIRPGSNFETYCNVHRTGGPGLASMLIGVDVPQETVPMNPAAFNVPSVRMKGLTVIGNDPYNAELPVLRAEPVDESGEVVPRAVPVMEEEGQPQSPIKLAPPPPLKLD; this is encoded by the coding sequence ATGCCTGAGCCTGAAGTGAACCCCATCGCCCGCCAGCTCGGAGGCAAGGTGCCTCCGTCCAAACGCGGGAAAGGCAATGTCGTCCGCAGGCGCGTGCCCATCTACCGGCGCAAATGGTTCGCCATTCTGGCCATCATTTGCCTCGTCACCGGCGTCACTGCCATGGGTGTTGTCATGGCGATTCTCGCCCCGCTGCGCGAGCAAGCGGAAACCTTCGATCTGGCGGATCTCCACAAGATCGAAAAAGCCAGTCTCATCTACGATCGACGTGGTGATGAACTGGGCCGCATTTTTGTGCTGAACCGCACGCCCATCAAATTCGAGCAGGTGCCGCTTCGGTTGATCGATGCGCTGACTGCCCAGGAGGATGAGCGTTTCTTCCGCCACAAGGGTGTGGACATGGTGGGTGTCGTGCGCGCCATGTATCTCAACTACAAGGCGGGTGAAGAAACCCAGGGCGCGAGCACCATCACGCAGCAGCTCGCCCGAGATGCTTTCAAGCTCAAGGAACTCGAAAAAGCCGGGGATAAGAACGCACGTTACACGCGCAAGATCGTGGAGTGGTTCATCGCGGAGCGCATCGAGGAGAAGTACACGAAGTCCGAGATCCTTGAGATGTATCTGAACCGGATCTTCTTTGGTCGAAACTTCTACGGCATCCAGGCGGCGGCACAGGGTTATTTCGGCAAGGACGTGAAGGATCTCAGCCTGGAAGAAAGCGCCCTCATCTGCGGCATCATCAAGAGCCCGAACAACCTCGAACCGCTGCGCTATCCAGATCGTGCGAAGAAGGCCCGCGACCACGTGCTCGATCGCATGCGCGAGGAGGGGCTCCTTTCAAAAGCCGAAGCAGAGCAGTACAAGGCCATGCCCGTGGTGACGAATCCCCCGGACAACGTTACCCGCCTGAGCCATGTGACTGAGGAGATCCGCCAGCAGGCCATCGGAATCATCGGTGAAGAGGCTGCGCAGTCGGGCGGCTTCCACATCTATGCCACGGTGGACGCGAAACTACAGCGCGCGGTGGAGGCGTCCGTCCGTCAGCGTCTTTCTGAGGTGGAGCAGCGGCCCGGTTATACCCACCAGACCTATGAGCTGTATCACCAGATCAAGGATCTGGCGAAGAAGCGCATCGCCTCGAAGGAGATCCCCGCGAATACGCCCATTCCCGCACCGCAATATCTGCAGGCGGCTGCTCTGGTGATCGACAATCATGACGGCTCCGTGCTTGCCATGGTGGGTGGGCGTGATTTCCTCGACAGCATGTTCAACCGTGCGTTGCAGACCCGTCGCCCGACGGGCACGGCGTTCCTGCCCTTTGTCTATGCCGCCGCTTTTGAAAAACCGCAGTACTACCCGCCGGGGTTGATGGAGGACAAGCCCATCAACAATCGTCTGGTGATGATTGGCGGCTTCGACGGACGACTTGGGGAGTGGGGTACTGAGCAGGAAGAGACCGTGTATGGAGATACCATTTCCCTGCGTGAATCCTTGGTGCAGAGCCGCACCGCCGCGACGGCGCGATTGGGGCTGGAAATTGGTCTGCCTTCGGTGAAGGATCTGGTTGCCCGTGCCGGCATCAAGTCTCCTGTGCGTGACTATCCGAGCAGCTTCCTGGGAGTGAGCGAGGCCAAGCTGGATGAAATGGTGCTGGCCTACAGCACCTTCCCCAACAAGGGCAAACGTCCGAAAGAATTGACGCTGATCCATCGCATCACGGATGACAAAGGAAAGGTCATCTACCAGATCAAAGAGGATGAGGAACCCCTGGTGCCGGTGATGGATGAAATCGCGGCATACCAGACTCACTCCTGCCTGGTGGAGGCACTCGATCGCGGCACCGGACGGCCGGCGCGTGATGAGTTTGGCCTCAAAGATTTCCCGGCCGCAGGCAAGACGGGCACGGCGTATGAATTCAAGGACCTTTGGTTCTTGGGCTACACCAGCTCCGTCACATGTGGTGTGTGGTGCGGCTTTGACCAGCAGAAACCCATCTATGAGGGTGCCTTCAGCAATCGCATTGCACTGCCCATCTGGTCAGACGCGATGAACGCCGCGTCGAAGGACTACAAGACGGAGGAGATTGCGCCACCCCAGGAGGCGCAGCTCGTGGAGATCTGCAACAAGAGCGGTCTGCGGGCGGTGGACTCCTGCTATGAAAAGGTGCCGGACACGGTCAATGGTGGCATGAAAGCGGTGCGATGCACGCACCGAGAAGTGATACGGCCCGGGTCGAACTTTGAGACCTACTGCAATGTTCACCGTACCGGCGGCCCGGGACTCGCGAGCATGCTCATTGGTGTGGATGTGCCCCAGGAGACTGTCCCCATGAATCCTGCAGCCTTCAACGTGCCCTCCGTCCGCATGAAGGGACTCACGGTGATTGGCAATGATCCCTACAATGCTGAGCTGCCCGTCCTGCGTGCGGAGCCTG
- a CDS encoding class I SAM-dependent methyltransferase translates to MANANPVPSAQVLIRNRIAAAAAGRLPWAEVMQIALYEPGMGYYRQGVRKIGREGDFYTSVSAGPLFGQLLAEQARQVWAAMGRPDEFTLIEQGAHDGTLARDVLVGCQELDPDFAGIVRYVLIEPDTGLREAQQSTLAQHARVTWVSELAGLPSSPAALFLCNELLDAFPVHRVRWDGSAWRELWVALDPPGDAPSSAKPPLQFVEAELSHAALEARTAALGTAFPTGYTTEICLAVDAWVESLAAAPFAGAVLVLDYGMPDTEYYAPGRTDGTLRRYFHHRMDDKVLDDLCEADLTADVNFTCVVKTAEKTGLELASFIEQGRYLTKLFADTLSSRPMSMDAATKRQFHTLTHPGILGRNFHALLLAKGVPAARFLPPNEQEAGRRRLGL, encoded by the coding sequence ATGGCCAACGCAAACCCTGTGCCGTCAGCCCAAGTACTTATTCGCAACCGGATTGCCGCCGCAGCTGCCGGTCGCCTCCCGTGGGCGGAGGTCATGCAGATTGCCCTGTACGAGCCCGGGATGGGGTACTACCGCCAGGGAGTGCGCAAGATTGGCCGCGAGGGCGATTTCTACACCAGCGTCAGCGCGGGGCCGCTCTTCGGCCAACTGCTGGCGGAGCAGGCCCGGCAAGTATGGGCGGCCATGGGCCGACCAGACGAGTTCACGCTCATCGAACAGGGAGCCCACGATGGTACCTTGGCGCGGGATGTCCTCGTCGGCTGTCAGGAACTCGACCCGGATTTCGCCGGGATTGTGCGGTATGTGCTAATCGAGCCGGACACCGGTCTCCGGGAGGCCCAACAAAGCACCCTTGCCCAGCACGCCCGCGTGACTTGGGTTTCTGAACTGGCCGGGCTCCCCTCCTCCCCCGCCGCACTCTTCCTTTGCAATGAACTGCTGGACGCCTTCCCCGTGCACCGGGTGCGCTGGGATGGGTCAGCGTGGCGGGAGTTGTGGGTGGCTCTGGATCCTCCAGGGGATGCCCCCTCTTCGGCCAAGCCACCCTTGCAGTTCGTAGAGGCTGAGCTCAGTCATGCCGCACTCGAAGCCCGTACCGCAGCGTTGGGCACGGCTTTCCCCACGGGCTACACCACTGAGATCTGCCTCGCGGTGGATGCCTGGGTGGAGTCGCTGGCCGCAGCACCCTTTGCCGGTGCGGTGCTCGTACTCGACTATGGGATGCCCGACACCGAGTACTACGCCCCCGGGAGGACCGATGGCACCCTGCGCCGCTACTTCCATCATCGCATGGATGACAAGGTCCTCGACGATCTTTGCGAAGCGGATCTCACGGCTGACGTCAACTTCACTTGTGTTGTCAAAACCGCGGAGAAAACTGGCTTGGAACTTGCGTCGTTTATCGAACAAGGACGCTATCTGACAAAACTTTTCGCCGACACCCTTTCCTCCCGACCGATGTCCATGGACGCCGCCACCAAGCGCCAGTTCCACACCTTGACCCACCCCGGAATCCTGGGTCGTAACTTCCATGCGCTGCTCCTCGCCAAGGGGGTGCCAGCAGCCCGCTTCCTGCCCCCGAACGAACAGGAAGCAGGGCGTCGGCGATTGGGGCTGTAA
- a CDS encoding phosphatidylserine decarboxylase produces the protein MSPTSEPVEFFNRYTGKTETEDIYGEGFLRWAYESKAGRAALSTLVKRKLFSSWYGWRMSQPASRSRVLPFVEKYGIKREEMAGEAEYYPTFNAFFARKLKPAARPIAGDPDTVVFPADGRHFAIPDIAASDGIFVKGIPFDLPALLRDDALAQKFAHGSMIISRLCPVDYHRFHFPCAGVPSEAKLINGPLYSVSPIALRQRPTILWENKRYLVRLQTEEFGEVLLLEVGATCVGTVKQTYRPGERVTKGQEMGYFIFGGSCFITVFEQGRVQLAPDLLEHSAQGREVYSRIGDVAATVPGKAAEKESLASTTEPGFTEGDAPVEVGAIDPTAGAASEI, from the coding sequence ATGAGCCCCACATCCGAGCCAGTCGAGTTTTTCAACCGCTACACCGGGAAGACCGAGACTGAGGACATCTACGGCGAAGGGTTTTTGCGCTGGGCCTACGAGAGCAAGGCCGGACGTGCCGCACTATCCACGCTTGTGAAGCGGAAACTCTTCTCGTCTTGGTACGGGTGGCGCATGTCCCAACCCGCCAGCCGCTCCCGGGTGCTGCCGTTTGTGGAAAAGTATGGCATCAAACGCGAGGAGATGGCGGGCGAGGCGGAGTACTATCCCACCTTCAATGCTTTCTTTGCCCGGAAATTGAAACCCGCCGCGCGGCCTATTGCAGGGGACCCAGACACGGTGGTCTTCCCAGCGGACGGACGCCACTTCGCCATTCCCGATATTGCGGCGAGCGACGGCATCTTTGTGAAAGGCATCCCGTTTGATTTGCCTGCCTTGCTTCGCGATGACGCTCTCGCGCAAAAGTTTGCTCACGGCTCCATGATCATCTCGCGGCTATGCCCGGTGGACTACCATCGATTCCACTTTCCGTGCGCCGGCGTGCCGAGCGAGGCAAAACTCATCAATGGCCCGCTCTACTCGGTGAGTCCCATTGCCCTCCGTCAACGTCCTACCATCCTGTGGGAGAACAAGCGCTACCTCGTCCGCCTGCAAACCGAGGAGTTTGGCGAAGTCCTGTTGCTCGAAGTCGGCGCCACATGCGTGGGTACGGTGAAGCAGACCTATCGTCCCGGCGAGCGTGTGACCAAGGGCCAGGAGATGGGTTACTTCATCTTCGGTGGCTCCTGTTTCATCACGGTCTTTGAGCAGGGCCGGGTGCAACTCGCGCCGGATCTGCTGGAACACAGTGCACAGGGACGTGAGGTGTACTCGCGCATTGGGGATGTGGCGGCCACGGTCCCGGGCAAGGCCGCGGAGAAAGAGTCTCTCGCCTCTACGACTGAGCCAGGGTTCACGGAAGGAGATGCACCCGTGGAAGTGGGTGCAATCGATCCGACAGCGGGCGCAGCCTCGGAGATCTGA